The Candidatus Defluviibacterium haderslevense DNA window CCTATTGAACAATAACAAACAATTTTTCTATTTTTAGGAATATTTTTTAGACTTTCAATATCAAAATGGTCAAATCCTACAAATTGAGCACTTTCAATATGGCTAATATTGTATTCCTCTACTTCTCTAGTATCTAAAATTAAAAAGGAATCTTTACACCCCATTAATTCGGAAACTGATATTTCTGGAACATTATGTTTTAACAAATGATCTAAAGTTTTTTGATATTTTGGATTTAACACTCTAGGTTGGGCAACAATATTCAAAAATGAAAATGTTCCATAAAATATTAGCGTTAAAAAATAAACCTTGTTTTTCATTAGATTAACTTTATCGGTCCCTCACCAATACAATCATAAATAATCCTGGATTCTTTTAAATAATCAGGAAACATTTCCTCAAGCCATGATTGAACATTCGTTTGAATGTAGCTTGGAAATAACATGTGTATATTCGGCCCCGCATCTACACTAAATGTTAATGGTAATTTAGTTTCTGTTCTAAATTGCCGGATGGCATTGATTATTTTTATTGATTCAGGCTCTAATAATAAATAGCCCGGTCGAGAACTCATCATTAAACCATGTAAACTTAAAGCTTCTTCTTCTGCTATGTAAATAAAATCTGACCAATTGCCATTTTTTAAAGCTTCTATCAATAATTTAATATTCTCCCGAGCTTGATTTATTCTTCCCAATTTATATGAATGTTGATTCATTAATTCATGCCCTGCCGATGATGAAACAGATTTTTGATTCTTGTTTACAATAAAAATATAATCTTGCAAGAAACTAAAATCTTCATGAATATACTCGGACCAATCCAAACCATAAAAATCTGAAGACTGATCAATTCCTTCGGTTTTGCCCCAAAGACTCGCCTTTGGATAAATTGACCGACATGCCGATCCACTTCCCAATCGGGCTAAATATGACGCTCTCTGATTGAAATCAACTTGTGTTTCGGTAATCTGATTTTCAAGAGACGCAAGACACAGTGCAATAGCACTCATAGATGATGCTGAAGAAGCAATTCCTGCAGAATGAGGAAATGTATTAAAAGAATTAAATCGCAAATTAACTTGATTTAACCAATCAAGATTTAATGATTTAATAAATCGAATGACTTTATTCTGAAATGTACTATTTACAATGCCTTCATATAAGTAATGTATTTCACCATTCCCCTTTTCCCAATTCATTTTTGTTTCTGTATAACTTTTAGCTAAACTTATACTCAATGAAGGATTAAGTGGTATTTGTTGTTCTTTCTTTCCCCAATATTTTACAATAGCTAAATTGGACGGGCTTCTCCAAACTATTTCACCATGGTTGCTCATTATTTCAAGTCTTTCAATACATCAAAATCTTCTAAAACCGCATCTAATATTGGATCTTTGCCAACTCTATATTCATCTTTTAATTGATAATCATACATCTTTCCCAATTGATTCCAATACATTGCTGTAAATCCTCCTTTTAATTCCTTTATAATTTCATAAAATGGTTTATTCAGGGCTCTTTCCATCATTTTAGTAAGAATTAATCCTTGTGTTCTCGTTAGGTTTTTTAACGGTTCTTCAAATTCATCCTTCAGTCTTCCTGAAATTTCTTTAATCATCTTTCTCTTTTCTCTTTTAGATTTCCCTTCAGATTCTTTTTCAAGTTGTTTATAAATTCTAAGACCTTGCACTGCATAGGGATATACAATTGCAGCATATCTTCTATATTTGCTATACCTATCTCTATCCTCAGAATAGTCAAATTCTCGTGGTGCGGTAACAGAAATCAGCTCTAAATTAGCAATCACCAAGGTATCTCCATCTATTACCAATACTTTAACTGGTTCTCCGTCAACTATTGTTATAAATTCCTTATACGGTGATTGAGCAAAAACTTGAAAAGTTCTTAAAATTATTACAATAAATATAATTAGACATCTAATCATTAATTTCATAACGAAAAATGTTAATAGTTAATTTTGTTTATTTGTCATTTAACTAAACTCTTATGAAAAAATTGACAATTTATTCTAGTTGAGTACATCGAATATTTCATGTTGAGTCACCTTTCTAGTTTTATTTGAAATCCATTTCTGTTAATAAATTGCAATACTTTGTTTATATAAAAACAAACAATAAATAAATTCACCACTCTAATCTTCAACTATTAACACT harbors:
- a CDS encoding rhodanese-like domain-containing protein codes for the protein MKNKVYFLTLIFYGTFSFLNIVAQPRVLNPKYQKTLDHLLKHNVPEISVSELMGCKDSFLILDTREVEEYNISHIESAQFVGFDHFDIESLKNIPKNRKIVCYCSIGYRSERIASNLMQKGYTNVYNLYGSIFEWANMNYPLVDQNDKLTNKLHPYSRLWGKFIDNPKTIKIFK
- a CDS encoding diphosphomevalonate decarboxylase; translated protein: MSNHGEIVWRSPSNLAIVKYWGKKEQQIPLNPSLSISLAKSYTETKMNWEKGNGEIHYLYEGIVNSTFQNKVIRFIKSLNLDWLNQVNLRFNSFNTFPHSAGIASSASSMSAIALCLASLENQITETQVDFNQRASYLARLGSGSACRSIYPKASLWGKTEGIDQSSDFYGLDWSEYIHEDFSFLQDYIFIVNKNQKSVSSSAGHELMNQHSYKLGRINQARENIKLLIEALKNGNWSDFIYIAEEEALSLHGLMMSSRPGYLLLEPESIKIINAIRQFRTETKLPLTFSVDAGPNIHMLFPSYIQTNVQSWLEEMFPDYLKESRIIYDCIGEGPIKLI
- a CDS encoding DUF4294 domain-containing protein; its protein translation is MKLMIRCLIIFIVIILRTFQVFAQSPYKEFITIVDGEPVKVLVIDGDTLVIANLELISVTAPREFDYSEDRDRYSKYRRYAAIVYPYAVQGLRIYKQLEKESEGKSKREKRKMIKEISGRLKDEFEEPLKNLTRTQGLILTKMMERALNKPFYEIIKELKGGFTAMYWNQLGKMYDYQLKDEYRVGKDPILDAVLEDFDVLKDLK